The Lottiidibacillus patelloidae DNA window ACCTTTCCGTGATGATCATCGTTGTCATTCTCACATCACTTACTCATTTTCATTGCGCCTCTACCTCATCAAGATGATAAGGCCTTTATTCAATTAGTTTTAAGTTTACATAGAGTATTAATAAAAAGCAATAGAAATGTTTAACAATTATTACTCATCTTTTTCTTTTTCTTTTTCTGTGTCAATAATAACTCCAGGCAAACTTGGTGAACCACTATTAGAGCCGTTGTTATAAAATTGTGGTACACGCCCTGAAACAATACGCATACCGACTGGTATATCTGTCGTTACTTTTGTTTCTTTCGTTGCAAACGGAATGACTATTTTAACTTTCACTTCAATATGAACGAATATTTCGACATAAACATTATTAATACCATATTCAGTAAGCTTTGCATATAAATCTGTATCCACACTTCCAATTGGAGTGAACTGAACAGGAATTCTTGGACCTAAGTTTGCTAGTAATGAGTTATTTGTAGCTTGACCAAGAGGTATTTCGTAAACAATTCCTTTTGGACGTGGTCCAGTAGTTTCTATATCAACATCATCTGCAACTCCTAATTGGTCTAACTCTCCATTCTCAACTCGTTTTAAGTTATTTTGCACACGAATGGTTGCTTCTGATAAAACCCGTTGAAAAGCAGTCGTGTTCCAGTCTATCGACGTGATCATTCCTTCATTGTCAGTTGATACTACCGTTAACTCTGCTGTATCAATACCATCAGCAACCTGCTTACTGATAGCATCATTAATCGCTGCTGTTGCAATCTGATTAATCCGAGATTCTGCTACTCTGATTAATGTTGGCTTTATACCTTTTTCTATTAGCCATATTCCTTGTGCAGTTAATAAAATAAAAACGACACACGTAAAAATAAATACATAACGAAACGGGATCGGTCCCCGCTGAGGCTTACCAAAGCGTCTCAAGCTTATCCCTCCTCTACATGCTATATGTATGAGGGATAAGACGAGATTATGGCTAATCCTAAAAATTTTGTAACGGTCATTCAAAATCAATCAAAGATCTAGTTATCAAAAAAAGCCTGAGAATTTCCTCAGGCTCCTTCTATGTTGTTTTATTTAATTACACCATTTTTAAAAGAGCGTCTTTTCCTTTCATTCCAACTGTTATGCCTAGTTCTTCAGCTTTATAAGTTACCGATTCTAGCGGCGCTTCAAGTAACTGCTCGATTGTCCGTACGCCAACAGCACGCCCTGCAATAATTCCTCGATCTTTCAACTTTTCATTTAATAAGCCAACATCTAATGCACCACACATAATGTAACCTTTATCATTTGTTACCGCCATGAAGTTTGTCTTTGGTAATTTTACAGTGATTGCATTAAACTGCTGTCCCTCAATGACAAGAGGACTTAATTGAATCATGCTTCCTTCCACGCTCCTTTCTCTCTTATCAACTTATGAGAGAAAGGGAAAATCGTTACTTATCAACTACGTTTTTCAACGCCCATTCTAAAACATCTCTTAATAGTTCCGGCATAAAATACTTTTTATGTTTCGCATGACGTATTTCAGGATATAGTCGCCCAAATGTAAACATATCAATCGTAGATAATGTATATATCCTTTTATAATCAATTGG harbors:
- the yunB gene encoding sporulation protein YunB — translated: MRRFGKPQRGPIPFRYVFIFTCVVFILLTAQGIWLIEKGIKPTLIRVAESRINQIATAAINDAISKQVADGIDTAELTVVSTDNEGMITSIDWNTTAFQRVLSEATIRVQNNLKRVENGELDQLGVADDVDIETTGPRPKGIVYEIPLGQATNNSLLANLGPRIPVQFTPIGSVDTDLYAKLTEYGINNVYVEIFVHIEVKVKIVIPFATKETKVTTDIPVGMRIVSGRVPQFYNNGSNSGSPSLPGVIIDTEKEKEKDE
- a CDS encoding YunC family protein — encoded protein: MIQLSPLVIEGQQFNAITVKLPKTNFMAVTNDKGYIMCGALDVGLLNEKLKDRGIIAGRAVGVRTIEQLLEAPLESVTYKAEELGITVGMKGKDALLKMV